The genomic window ATTCCTGCTGTTCTTGATGATGGTGcttctctgtttctgctgcttgcCAGGGTTCAGGTAAAGTGCCACACAGCAATTAATACTTTTGAGATCTGTCTGCCTGTCATAGAGGGCCTCTGCCGTGAGCACGCGTACCCTCAACCGAGCTGCCTCTGGGTCATAGTGAGTGCTCAGCCTAAGTGTCCCCCCCTTGTGGAGGTTGACAGTATGCTCGCGCTGCAGGAGGTGTGTCGCTGCGCCCCTCAGGCCGCTGCTCTTACATCCTCTGAAGGCAGGAGAGGGAGGGCAGCGCATGCGGCGGCGCTGCATGTTGGGGCTGTTGTCTGCTGAGCTGCATTCATCGGTTGAGAGAGAACTGTGGCGCGCCAGGGAGCGCTTGGCACGGGACACCTAGAGGGAGATGGAACAAGTAAACATACAGAAATAGGCCGCATGTTGATCAAGCACGAAAACAATTTTTGTTACACATTCATTGATAACCTATAGAAACCCAAATCCTCACCTTTGCTTGTGTCTCCTGGGTGATGGAGCGTAAGAGGGAGGCAGAGCGGGACAGGAGAGGGGAGTTGAAAGGAGACGACTCTGCTGAAGAGCAGGTGTCACTCTCTCCACCACTAAAATAGCGGTAGGGGTTGGGGTCAGCAGGGGCCAGTAGAGTCCCCCCTTGGGAGCGCCTCTGTGAGTTTGGGGAGGTGAGCGGGCTGCTGGGGTCGCTGTGGAACAGGCTCTCCTTGCGTCGGGTGTGAGGAGACTCCACCAGGGTGGAAAAGCCATAGGAGGTCTGAGCCTTAGGGACATACGGCAGAGACATGGCAGTCTGTGACTGAGGGTCTGCATTGGTGTTGACATCAACACTGACTCTGTCCACAGAACCAGCACCTGGCTCATCTGCACTCTCTATTTGGATGATGTGACGGTTGGCGGACTTCTGCAGATTGCGTGCGTCTCCCCCCAGGCGGGAAAAGAGGCGAGGGCTGCAGGGGTTCTTGCTGCTCCGAGCTCTGGGGCTCTGGCTGCAAATGGCATGGTCAGAGGCTGAAGGTCTCAGGGTGGAACGGAGCTGAGGTTCTGGGGTGAGAGAGTCCTCTGGTGGACAGCAGATAAGTTTAGGGGGGATAAAGAAGTCGGGGATCTTGTCTGGAGTGAGGACATTGGCATAAACAGAGATGGGAATGGCCTCTACTGTCTGCGGGGGTTCAGATTGTGTCCCTTTACTACTCTCCACAGAGCTACGGAGTTTCTCCAGTAGCCACATGCCCACTCAAATGCCTCAGCCGCAGTTTTTTCTGTGAACAGAGGAATGATGCTTGAAGAGGAGACATCACAGCTAATCATAATAAAGAGCCACAACAActgaatttcatttatttgtagaGATTCACAAAAGATTGCTCCGAATATGACATAAACCTTAAACTTACATAAAATAGCAGAAATATCCCCTTGAACCATGAATTGATGAAGAGTTTATATTCATGTTGAAGCCAAGAGGCACATTTCTTTCACAATTCAGACACTGAATGTGTTTAAGCTGCTCCAGAAAGCACCTTAAGTCTTTGATTTAAAATCATTGTGCATCACAGtgagatttaaaatataaactataCATACATTTCCCCTAAACGATCTATAGAGtgctttttaagtttaaaatgtgttttcaacaAATCAAACTTTTATCTTTTCAATTAAAATTCTGATTGAAATCTTTCAAATTAACGAGTGAGGAAAGTCAAAATAACTTttcccctcaaacaaaagccaCATTCACAGCCTTCGCGATGCAAATTTAACATCAAATATACCTACCTGTTGGTTTTAAAACTCTTTTCCTCTGGAAAATAGCAATCACCGCCGTGCGCTCCTGTGCAGCCTCTCCAGCCAACCCGTGCGTAAAAGGTGAATAGTGATCCTTTAACGGCTGCCAGCGGTAAAAGGCTGCTATAGATCGGGCACTCTCTCTTTATATGACGGGGGTCTGCGACTTGTGAGCCAATGAGAAGGGTGTGAAACCTTCCCATGATATTTATCGCAAAACTATTCCCTGCGCAGACACGAggggtaaatgaaaaaaaaactaatttaaaggCAGTTGTTCCATCGCCCACAGAGTGCCTCAAATTATGTGGGTTTCAGATCTCACGCCTCATTGATTTTCAAACGGAGCGTCTCTGTGATTTCATTTGGCGTTCACGTGAGATCTGTTCTCTTGTGCATTGTTGCCAGATAGAGCATCTATCTCCATAACGCACGGCGCACACGGACAGACACCTCATAATTGGACTTCCTAGAGACAAGGTGGTGATGATTTGTAGTGGCAATGTTGTGTTCGCATGCACCATCTGAACTCACTTTATACACTAATGACAGAGAAAGCTTTTGTATTTAAAGTcgacaaaataaaatcaacacacCATGACAAATAAACTGCAGCATTGTTTTCATCACAATCTAAAATGAAACTGCAGTGTGAAGTTAAAGGCGGCTCTGCCTTGCTTCAGGAAATTGTTGTCAAATAAGCCTCATTACAGTCTGCAGTTAGTGGATCAAACAGCAGAGCTCACATTGTGCCTGTTCTGATGTCCCCACCACTTGCTTAGACTCGTTCTTCGATGGTTTGTCAAAATCCCAGTGTTTGTCCATAGATCTGCATGGACGTGCGACTGATGTACTGCCAAGACATGTCCCCCAGAGCCTTCAGATTTAGAGAACCTCTGAAGTTGCCTGTGGCAGATTTGGACTTAAGCTCTGGAGCACGATGCCCTGCTGATCTGAGGACTGCAACATCAGATGACGTGTTTCACACCCCACCACACAACTTGTCCCTTCATTGACGAGTTGATAAGTAAATGAAAAACTGTTGGACCAACTTAAAAAATTACTTCAATCGGCaacacacaaattaattaattttgctTAAGTTATATATAAGTGGTAACTTTGATTTGAAAGAACATAATTGATTTGTTAAACCAATTAGGTTTGTTTTTAAGTTGGCATCAAATTTTGGTTTAGACAACAACCTGatatctttgggttttgaacCTTTGGTCAGACATATTCAACAAGTTCAAGACATCACTCAGAAAATAGTGTCAAACATTTGTATTGATGTAAGTAATAGATTAAATacttaattgatttattgaaaaACGTACCAGCTGATTAACTGATAACAAATATCcatgttaaaacattttattatagcCTATTCATCCTTTCTGTGCGTATGTATTTTGAACGTTGTTTCGATTACCGCCCCGCCTCTCTTAAACTCCTGTAAATGTTGTAATTGTAATCAGGTATAAGTGTCAACAACTATAACTTCTTATAGATAAAATACTTGTTGACAAGTGTACAATATTACATTTGTAAACTGTTCTTAAAACAACTGTAATGTGacactttcattcatttaatgcTTATCATGCTAAATTGTGGGTCTAGTGTAAAGTGTTACCAAGTATTTGAAGTTGTTACTTGTTATTAATCACTTTGAGCTTGAGTGAAATGATCCCTGACAGTCACTATTTATTCGATTTTTCAAAACAACATAAGGAAGCCCATACAAGCCATGGCTGGACCGCAGATCTGATCACAAAAAGTGTTAAAGTACATAAAGTGGTAAAACACCATGACACATATCTGCatactgtgtgtttgaaaagaaaatgtataacaTGGATGAATcagattcattttctctttggaCCATTTTCTGTTAAAAAATTTTCCAACCCACAATGTCTTTTGCCAGGTGTTAAACGTGGAGGTGGATCTGTCATGGTATGAGCAGCCATCTCGTAGGAGTCAATTGGACCAGTCAGtgttctgcagctttttttaaaatggctAACAAATATGAGGTTGTTTTACTGGACCAGTTACAAACATGATCCCTCCATcgtataaatgttaaatgtttactGCCCACCACATTATGAATACAGTTGTTACTGTTACTTGTTGTATGCTCTCTATAAATATGTACAATCATTCTGCAAGTGTCAGTTGCAATTTTATGCTGTAAAGTcttgaaaaaaattatttttgtatCTTACATTACAATCTCGGAGCCTATCAGCTATCTTCTGACCATGAATATTCACATACACAATCTGTTCATTGAAATTACTGACATTATTActcccttttatttatttctatttatttcactAATTTATTGAAAGGTTTTTCTTCCTATTTTTATCTAATCaagacattttctttgaaaTGATTTAACCACAGAGTAGTTCcacagagaacactgctctggtttACTGTCACTACACGGTATCCTCCACTGCTCAGTACAACTACAGTTTgatctgaaggtcacagagcaGCTCCAATAGAGCTGGGATTAAAGACAGGAAGATATCGATAGAAATATCAATTAAAGGGATTATCAGCCACAGTTACGAGGTTCTTagttctgaaaaacacaaacatttcatctAGGACCTGAGGAAGATGTTGCTGCAAAAATGATTATATAACAATTATTAGTTTCTGTCTTCACtgtgaacaaacacaacatttatctTAG from Paralichthys olivaceus isolate ysfri-2021 chromosome 16, ASM2471397v2, whole genome shotgun sequence includes these protein-coding regions:
- the LOC109641941 gene encoding C2 calcium-dependent domain-containing protein 4C-like, with the translated sequence MWLLEKLRSSVESSKGTQSEPPQTVEAIPISVYANVLTPDKIPDFFIPPKLICCPPEDSLTPEPQLRSTLRPSASDHAICSQSPRARSSKNPCSPRLFSRLGGDARNLQKSANRHIIQIESADEPGAGSVDRVSVDVNTNADPQSQTAMSLPYVPKAQTSYGFSTLVESPHTRRKESLFHSDPSSPLTSPNSQRRSQGGTLLAPADPNPYRYFSGGESDTCSSAESSPFNSPLLSRSASLLRSITQETQAKVSRAKRSLARHSSLSTDECSSADNSPNMQRRRMRCPPSPAFRGCKSSGLRGAATHLLQREHTVNLHKGGTLRLSTHYDPEAARLRVRVLTAEALYDRQTDLKSINCCVALYLNPGKQQKQRSTIIKNSRNPVFNEDFFFDALPQAKVKTLAMKIKVVNKGTSLKRDVLLGEREVLLSELLEAL